A window of Zingiber officinale cultivar Zhangliang chromosome 5A, Zo_v1.1, whole genome shotgun sequence contains these coding sequences:
- the LOC121980031 gene encoding vesicle transport v-SNARE 11-like, producing the protein MSEVFDGYERQYCEISATLSRKCTSALQLDGEIKKQKASEIKSGIDDAENLIRKMDLEARSLQPSIKAGLLAKLREYKSDLNNLKSELKRITNPNPNQAAREELLESGMADTLAASADQRGRLLVSTERLNHSTDRVKESRRTMLETEELGVSILQDLHQQRQSLLHAHGTLHGVDDNIGKSRKILTSMSRRMDRNKWIIGGIIAALVFAILIILYFKLVH; encoded by the exons ATGAGTGAGGTATTCGATGGCTATGAGCGCCAGTACTGTGAGATCTCTGCGACTCTCTCCCGGAAGTGCACGTCAGCTTTACAACTCGATGGAG AGATAAAGAAGCAGAAAGCCTCAGAAATTAAATCTGGAATAGATGATGCTGAGAATCTC ATTCGGAAGATGGATCTTGAAGCTAGGAGCTTGCAGCCAAGCATAAAAGCAGGACTGCTAGCCAAGCTTAGGGAATATAAATCCGACCTTAACAATTTAAAGAGCGAACTTAAAAGAATTACGAATCCTAATCCTAACCAGGCTGCAAGAGAAGAGTTGCTGGAATCAGGGATGGCTGACACATTAGCT GCTTCTGCTGATCAAAGGGGAAGGCTATTGGTGTCAACAGAGAGACTCAATCATTCTACTGATAGAGTAAAGGAGAGTAGAAGGACAATGTTGGAGACAGAAGAGCTTGGTGTTTCAATTCTTCAAGACTTACATCAACAGCGACAGTCTCTCTTACATGCACATGGCACG CTACATGGCGTCGACGATAACATCGGGAAGAGCAGAAAAATCCTCACGTCCATGTCTAGGAGGATGGACAGGAACAAGTGGATAATCGGCGGAATCATTGCAGCTTTGGTCTTCGCCATTCTGATAATATTGTATTTTAAGCTTGTTCATTGA